The Corylus avellana chromosome ca8, CavTom2PMs-1.0 genome has a segment encoding these proteins:
- the LOC132190568 gene encoding zinc finger CCCH domain-containing protein 54: MLKGVNPGFLAERQFSNIVFTPADYSIDEAIFCADEFRMYAYKIKRCPRMRSHDWTECPYAHRGEKAQRRDPRKFSYSAVACPAFRMHGKCHKGDACEFAHGVFEYWLHPARYRTRACNAGRYCQRKVCFFAHTPEQLRSETKNKCHSAYRPRGNGGEESASSSSSSPVPELTTKKKKNEQSNCFDGVSEFLKSLSALKIRDVEEGERSSSNWGLLDSDLPHIDWISELVQ; the protein is encoded by the coding sequence ATGTTGAAAGGCGTGAATCCGGGTTTTTTAGCCGAGCGCCAATTTTCTAATATTGTTTTCACTCCGGCCGATTACAGTATCGACGAAGCTATCTTCTGCGCCGACGAGTTCCGCATGTACGCCTATAAGATCAAGCGGTGCCCGAGAATGCGCAGCCACGACTGGACGGAATGCCCCTACGCCCACCGCGGCGAAAAGGCGCAGCGCCGCGACCCCCGCAAATTCAGCTACTCGGCGGTCGCCTGCCCGGCCTTCCGCATGCACGGCAAATGCCACAAGGGGGACGCCTGCGAGTTTGCGCACGGGGTGTTTGAGTATTGGCTGCACCCGGCGAGGTACCGCACGCGCGCGTGCAATGCTGGGCGCTATTGCCAGCGTAAGGTGTGTTTTTTCGCTCACACGCCGGAGCAGCTGCGGTCGGAGACCAAAAACAAGTGTCATTCCGCGTACAGGCCACGTGGGAATGGCGGGGAGGAATCcgcgtcgtcgtcgtcgtcgtcgccGGTGCCGGAGCTGacaacgaagaagaagaagaatgagcaGAGTAATTGTTTTGATGGGGTTTCGGAGTTTTTGAAGAGTTTGAGCGCCTTGAAGATAAGGGATGTTGAAGAGGGGGAGAGGAGTTCTAGTAATTGGGGGTTATTGGATTCAGATTTGCCTCATATCGATTGGATTTCGGAGTTGGTGCAGTAA